Genomic DNA from Gimesia aquarii:
GGATAAACAGCGAATGTGTCTGTCTTAGAACGAATCGATTTGCATAACTGATGAATTAGTTGTGATTGTTGTTGAATAAACGCTTTTCTTTGACGTTTCATTTTTTTCTTTTTATGGTGCAGTTTTTTTAGAGAGTGTTCTGTCTGGTTTAATTGTGGAAATAATCGAGTTAACTGTTGAGTAATGTCTGTAATTGAATGACAGTGGTCACCTTCCTGCGAATTCGAGATACTTTCGTTTGTGAAATCGAGGGATTCGCCATGGTGCCAATGACTATAAGCTTTTCTCCAGAGGTGCCAGGCAGTGGTGTCAAATAGATAGGGATTATTAGTAATAGGGATTTCAGCTTCATAGGCATTGATGGCTTGTTCGACAATGAATTCTTGAGGTTCAGCGGACACTTCTCCACTCATTTCAAGCAATTCATTTTCCATAAACTCCGGCAGACTGGCGAACTCGGCTTGGTAAGTTCCGTCCGCATCTACACCCTTATTAATCCAGTCTTGCAGTTGGCGCTGTTGATTTATGGATAGTTGCGCCACACGGTCTTGACTGAATTCGATGCCCCATTCGGCGAGTTGGCCACTGATGGTTCGGTGTGTATTGGAATTAAGTTTCGATTGTTCTGTTTGATTTTGCATGGACGTAAAACCCTTGTGAATTTGAAGTAATATGTAAGAGATTTGACTTATAAACGCTGGACATCAACACTGTGATTGACTGCGAACGGTGTAAGTTGCATTTCCCCGCATGCAGTGCTTTAAACAGAGCTGGGCTCCTTCGGTCAAAATAGTAACTGGCAGATAATCGCCGAGAATTTCAATCGAAACTTCATCGGGGAGCAGTGACTCTGGTTTCTGGACAGACATTGATCCAAAAGAAGCATGAATTACGTCTTTTGTGGTTGTACTTTCCAACTCCATTAGAGCTTGCTGTTCTACAAGTTTCAGATCTTTCCAGGCTTCTTCCGCCATAGAGAAAGGAACTTGAGATTTAATTGTTGAGATATATAGCGATTCAAGCGATTCAATGGTTTGCCGCCAACCTGTGATGGCCGCTTCAAAAGATTGAGCCATGGAAAGACAGACTTCTGCCTCTTCTAGGT
This window encodes:
- a CDS encoding glycosyltransferase, producing the protein MDHIPESNGKQHVLPFSKKLEGTSELKRPSEMSQLDFPKVLKGSYCNLLTIEDEYEGLTSDEAMTDIAHCNESVRDKENEISSLNKKINQEKSKLEKLNGDLEEAEVCLSMAQSFEAAITGWRQTIESLESLYISTIKSQVPFSMAEEAWKDLKLVEQQALMELESTTTKDVIHASFGSMSVQKPESLLPDEVSIEILGDYLPVTILTEGAQLCLKHCMRGNATYTVRSQSQC